CAACCCCCCCGCTGAGTTTCCCCTAAACTCTAAATAAGACGTAACATCACTTTCTACTGAACTGTGGAATTTATTCGAAGTAGCCGGAGAAAAATGTGAATTCACGCTGACTGGTTTGAACGAATCGATCAGTCTCAGCCGAACAGCAGCTGATTGATTCGTGTGAACAGTAAAAACTTGTTCTCTCGCCGTCAGCGGCTTCGACCAATCACGCCTCAGGTCTCTGATTGTTTATCTGCAGAGTGTCGGCCTGCGTCGCTCAGTTCAGCTGCTTCATCCGTCTGCAGCCGCTGTGATGGGGTAAGACGCCATCAAACCTCTTCTGCTTccagaaatgtgatttttccCTGTTTCAGGTcagaagaaactgaaaatgagaCATTTCACCAGTTTTTATCATCACTCTCTGATCAATCCATCGATTCTTTTTGAGCAGGAATAAACGACCGCGTTGAGTTTTTTCTGGCTCCACGTttgaatatttagttttaattcatcaattaaacttttttcttgaatatttagttttaattcatcaattaaacttttttcttgaatatttagttttaattcatcaattaaacttttttcttgaatatttagttttaattcatcAATTAAACTTTTTAGCTCTAATGAATTGACTTTCCGTTTTTCAACTTgactcaaatgttttattttgttatttctgattttagtttctagtttttatgttgtgatgtgtttttaatctttctattttacagtgtaacttcagtacatttactcaaatttAACATACTTTTATCGATTTATAGTTAGTTAATTCACTAGTCATCATTTTTAGATGAATTGTGTAAAGAGAGATTAAACGGTGAAAAAAAATCCAGCTGAAATAATTATCAATAATTAAATTTACTTATTAGTGTaatagtgtaaaataaataaacaacctGTAAGTCAAAACcatgtttgtttatattatttaatggaattaatatttgtcatattttattttttcttcctgtaaGTACTTTTTATCTAGTACTGGGTGCCAGTAGAAATACACGTATTTGTACTGCAGCACAGATTATATTACCCATATTACCTGTTACTTAATATTTTTACTCTATTACAGAATGTATGACTCGTTTTAATCATTTGCTCTGTGACGacgtttctctctgttttttcctgaATTTTTAGTATAAGTAAACGCATCCCACTACAAACTACATCAAGTACTTTTAATACTGCATTTCCTCATAATACACAGCGCCTTTCTTTCAGCTTTCAGtgattgttctgtttttttaatcccaGTTTAGCAGAAGCTTGTCAGTGTTAGTTTGGAATAATCTCCTCCTCTGGTCCTGagacagtaaaaagtaaaacatctgtTCAAACCACAGATGAtaattctgctgctgctttaattaTTGTTTGAACCGTGTCTTCACGCTGCTTCTCTGAGTGgctgctttgtgtctgtgtgttcagacCGTGGATTAGAAAACGCTGTTAAAAATCAATCTGAGCTTCACAGTGCTGATCTTTgtgcagcggcagcagcagctgactgCCTCATGCTGCTCTGAGGTTTGTTGACGTCTCTTCTCTTTCAGATCTGCTGAAGGAGAAATGTCCGACCGTCAGAACCAGGAGGTGAGTTCACAGAAACCCAGAGAAACCACCACCAATAGTGCAGAGGTTAAAAAAACTAACTGTACACAGAACATCTGGGAGGTTTCACACAGATCGACCGTCAGTGAGCGTCTCCACGAGTCTGAGAGTCTCACACGTGTTGAGATGTTGGACTGGGAAAAGTATCACAAACAGGAAGTCGTGAttatttgtacagtaaattaacctgaaggaaggaaggaaaggaagaggggagggaaggaaggaaaggaagaggggagggaaggaaggaaggaaggaaaggaagaggggagggaaggaagaggggagggaaggaaggaaaggaagaggggagggaaggaaggatggaaggaaaggaagaggggagggaaggaaaggaaggagggaaggacCCAGCTGCTGAGTTCTTATTTTGTATCCCATCAGCACCAATGGACAGAACCGATGTTCcgtccttccctccctccttccttctgtCCTTCCTTCTGTCCTTCCCTGctcccttctttccttccttccctccctcctttcctttattccctccctcctcccctccttctttccttcctgccctccctccctcctcccttcttttccttcctgccctccctccctctctccttctttccttccttccttccctccctgcctcctttccttccttccctccctccctccttctttcctgGAAGTAGGTCACAGACTAAATCCTACCTGTGTTTTCAGACCAGCGCCGTCCTGAGAGTTTCCCGCCTTCCTCTGGTTCGCTCAGCGCTACAGTCGGTGGCCTCAGCGTACTCGGAGGTCAAAGGTCGGTACCCCCTGCTGGGGCTGATGGGAGGAGTGGCTGAGGTCGGAGTTCGCAACATGTCCCACGAGGCCATGAAGCGAGCTACGCCTGTGCTGCAGAGCCTGGAGCCGCAGTGTACGTGGTCCATGAAATACTaatactagtactactactaatactactgcCAACAGTACTCCTGGCACTCTAATATCTAATGAGTCCGTGTCGTCCTCTCTGCAGTTGAAGTCGCCAACAGTTTTGCTCTCGTTGGACTCGACCGTCTGGAGAAAAACTTTCCGATACTGAACCAGTCGACAGACGAGGTGTGTCAGAACTAACGGTCCAGACCAGAACCTGGACCGCGTTCAGAAACTTAGGTAAAACAGGTGAACGTTCTGTCACCTGACCTGGAATGAACCTGTACTTCAGGTACCACAGGTAAACAGCTGCAGACCATTTCTATATGAAGAGTCCATTACTGATGATTGATTAATGTTAACGAGTCTTCTTCATGAAGAATTACTCACAGTCCTAGTTACCACAGTCCTAGTTACCACAGGTAGTTACCACAGTCCTAGTTACCACAGGTAGTTACCACACAAACCTGCTGCCTACTCTGTCATCCGGTTACTGCGCTGTACTgaagtacttaagtaaaagtagaacTGTAATTTCCTGCAGAAATAGAGTAGTAAAAATACATGTGTGATGTATTTCACGAATCAGTCAGTTCAGATGTGaggcagccaatcagagcgcCCCGTTTAAACCCCCCACAGGTAAAATACCACTATCAGCCTTTAGTGGGTTCCTGTTGACCAGGTGTTGTCTCCTGCTGCTCAGGTGTTTGGTCACCTGAGGGACGCCCTCTTCGTGACCCTGGACGACGTGCAGCTGAGGGTGGCCGACGGTTTGGAAGGAGCTCTGGATCACCTGGAGCGTCTAGCTGACGCGGCTCGGGCAgcgctgcagctgctgcaggactcCCAGGTGGGCCGAGCGGCCTCGTCGGGACTGGACGACGCGCTGAGTCGTCTGGAGGACGCCACCGCCTACTACCTGCCCCTCCCAGCCACACTGCGTGAGTACAGGGGCATTGTGGGTAACTGCTGTCAGACTGTGAAGCTCCTCAGCTTCTCTGTGGGTTCAGCGGTTTGGTCCGACACCCGAGTTTCACACGACATGAACCTGGGAGCTGATTCTCCCACCGCGTGTAGCCCCGCAGTAGGTCGACTCTCTGGTCTCTGAACTTTTGACAAAGGAAAGTGGTTCACGTCAGTGGGGGTCCATCTGTTCTCTGCAGCGTGTCATGGACTCGAGGAACCTGGGTGCAGTTAACTGGTTAAATGTTCCCGTTGTTGTTTGTCAGGTCGCGAGTGGGAGATGAGGGTGCAGCAGTACGAGGACGAAGACGAGGATGGTGAGCCCGGTCTGTGGACGAGGGTTCGCAGCCTGCTGCTGCATGTCGGCCTGCAGCTCTATCAGCGCGTGGTGAAGGTCagggagcagctgcaggaagccgTCAGCGCTGTGGGAGCCGCTGCAGACAAGGTGAGACCACAGGAAGCTGCACTTACAGCAGTTGGATTGTTCTCTTAGTGAAGACGAGCGGATGCTGATGTTTGTCAAACgttctctcttcatcttttccATCAACGTGTTTAATTTCTACACCACAAACGCTGACACCTGAAAGCAGGTGGACCTTCACCTGTGGTTCATTCAACCTACAACTAGTCGTCCGATAATCAGGAGACGGGGCGTCGAGTCTGAAACTAAACACACTCACACGAGGGAGGGGGGGCTTGGACAGAAACCAGGTCCCACATTAAAATGTGGGGTCGGTCGGTGTGATGGAAACACCTGTGTGTTCTGCTACAGCTGTGGGGACATTGCGTCCTAAGATGTGATGATCAATGCAGCTCAACGTTTCTGATTTCTATCAACACGTCTCCTCCCAGTtttcaggaaacacacagtgagtgagGAGGAACCAGCTGATGTTCCTCTGGGTCACATCTTGATGTAATCAGCATCTGCTCGAGGGAAATACGAGGAACGTTAAATTAGAAACATCAGACAAACATCATGGAAATCATGAAGATCTCTGCAGCCCGACGGGGCCTGGGAAAACACTTGGCCCGGTCCTCCCAATGTtggaccagtgtgtgtgtgtgtgtgtgtgtgtgtgtgtgtgtgtgtgtgtgtgtgtgagagagcggCTACGTGACCAGAGTCACGAACGTTTCTTCACCCGGCTCAAACACACCGAGCTGGATCCGATCGGTCTGAGGTCCAGTACAGAGTCTCAGGTCCAGTCAGACAGGAAACTAAACGTGTGAGCAATGATTAGTGGgagtaacagaaaataatatagAACTAATTAAAACGTTTTTTTGCTTTGCAGATCATCTCctcctgggggggggggggggtcacagcTTATCTCTGTCAAACAAACTGCAGGAAAATGAACTTCATTAGAGAAAAATGCTTCGACTTCCTCTGCAGACGAGTCGGACTGAACTGGTTCTGAGCCGACGTGCTGCACGAGCCGTCGGCAGCGATGACAGATAAGACGTCAGACTGACCGAGACCAGACGAGTCCTGGTCTGAGTTTTAGTGCTGAAATCGCTCAGAGCAGATTCGGGTGACAGCAGGTGTTTAAACGGACCACGACACACCGGGAGGATCTGGACCGACGCTGTGGGTTGTTCCAGTTTAAGTCTCAGACTGTTTCTGTTCCCTGCAGGTGGGTCTGGGTCGGGTCCTGGAGCTGGTGGGGGACCTGCTGCAGTTTCTCCAGAGCTTCCTGGTGGCGCTGGTGTACCGAGCTGAGAGACTCCGAGAGCTGACTCTGAACCGGGTCAAAAGTCAGGCTGTCATGTTGGCGGAGCTGAGTCCAATTCGTAAAGTACGGGAGCTCCCGATCCAGATCCAGCAGCTGCTGGGAGACCTGCAGGAGCTGTCCAAGATCCTCCTGCAGCTAGTGATCAACGCCACGCCCCTCTACAACATGGTTAGTCCAGAGGGGAGGGGGCACCAGAAACACACCTGGGGGTGCAGTTAGATGGCATGAATCTGGTTCCAAATCTGGTTTCGTGGAACCTGAATCCTTTCAATCCTTCTGTTTAGGGCTAAAGTTCCCCAGCCTTTCTAAGAACTACAGACCAGTCCCTCAGAACCATTATCAACGAGAACCCAAGTTCTTACTTATCAAGAGTTTTTAACCAACATGGAACCAGATCCAGAGCAGAGGTGTCAGAACCACTTCCTAAAGGGCCGTGCAGTTCTTCACGAGTCTTTGGGATTTGCTGTCTCTGGTTGAAGCTTGTCTCAAATTATCACCAGGTATCATCTAAAAACCAGTTTTCGAACTTCAGAggtcaaaaaagaaaaccaggGTTGGGTTACGAATGCCCCTCCATTAAAACGAGCGGGTCAGTCACGGtccagaacagaacagaacagaacagtgtATCTGGAAACTTCTAAAcatgaagtgtttgtgtttcagctgcagcagccgtCGGACCAGGAGGTGGAGGATTTCCTGAACCAGGAGGGTTTTTCGTCTGACAGCTCGTCTCGACGCAGCTCCGCTAACAGCCTCTTCCTGAAGGCCATGGACGGACGTCCTCGCCGTCGCCGGAGTCTCTACTCACTCGCCGCCCGAGCAGCCGGGGGCCCTCAGAGCCCCGATCCCCCCAACGACCGATGCCCGAGCCTGAAGGACCGACCTGCTTCGGAGGCCGAAGACTCGCCCGGCCCGTCCAATGACGGCGTCCGGCGTCGACAGTCGTCCACCGAGCTGCTCCTAGCTCCTCTCAAACAGTTCGTCACTCAGAGCCAGAAGGCCTTCGAGTACCTGAGCCCCAACTCCCCTGACACCACCAGCTCACCTGACACCACCAGCTCACCTGACAACACCCTCGACTCCTCCCAACAGCACACTGAGGTTTGATCCCACCCCCCGTCCGCCACCTGTCAGAGCCCGTAGTTCCTCCTCCACCAATCACAGCCTCCGATCGCAGAACCTGCTTAAATCACTCGGTTCTCTGAAAAGACCAGATAAAGACAGGAAACCGTTTCTTCTTcagccacaaacaaacaaacagtttcatGTTCTGTAGTTTAGAACTTTAAACAACTTATTCATTTACTTATTGTGGAAAATGAGAAGAATCATGTTGGTGGCTAGTTTTAGGACTTTGATCATActcatgaataaatacattacaatacattCTGAGAggttaaaactttatttatcgTCCTTCGATTGGCTCATTCTGGTTTTCACATGTTCACAGAAACGTTTCAGCTGAATAAATGAGTTGTTTTTGGCTCCTCGAGGCCACCATACTTTAACcacattcattttctctgaTCTTTTTAGAAGTTTGTTCCTCTTTAATCTTATGACTGAGTTAAATCATGTTAAGTCGCTGACATGTTGGAATAAAGCTTGTTGTGCTCCGACGCTGTTCATAGTGTTTTATCAAGaaaagctcacacacacacacacgtttcacTGTACGTACATCAACACTGAAATAAGTGCAGACCTGCACGTAAACAGATCCTCCTGAAGTGATTGAGGTTCAGCCGTCATGACTCACGCGTTAATCAGCTTTAATTaatgtgtcactttgtgtttgacGTCCAGCTGCAGGTTAACTAGTCTGCAGATTCATCCTGTGAGGAACACAAATCTCTTGTCAGCCCCTCGGACCAGAATGGGGGTCCACTACAATCCTTGTGTCCAGTCTCCTCGTTACCTTCTCCCTCCACAGCTTTCCCTTCTACTCAGCTCGTTTCTTTCCAAACACGGCCGACACGCTCCTGATGATCCCTCGGACGCCGGCGCTGCTCTTCCTCAGCGCCCGAGTCTCTCTGACGAGATCGACCAGCTGGTAGAACACCAGCAGGACGCCGTGGTACGTCTCAGCCGCCGACACCTCGAAGAAGCCGCAGCGCTCCAACAGAGCCAGCAGCCGACCCTCCTCGCTGGAGACGCCACGGTGATGCTGCAAGTCCCGTTTGTTCCCAACGATGACGACGGGAACGGACTTCCTGCTGCGACggatctgctgcagctgctgtcgCACCGAGTCGAAGCTGCCGCGGTCACAGATGCTGTAGACCAGGATCACCCCGTCTGCCCACTGCAGCCGTTTGTCGCTGAGGGAACCGGcctggaaacaaaacacagatcagTTCTTCTCTAGAACCAGATCCACCTTTTTtcagagaaacaacagcagGACTCTGCAGCAGTTCCACAAAGTACAGGAGCTGTGAGGTGGTTCTGGTTTCTTCTGATCTGTGGAttttctgtttactgttcaACGTGCCCCGTCAGTGACGCTGTGTGTGGACCGGCAGTCTCAGGTGAGTTCTGTACCTGTGTGGACTGAGAGTCCCAGATGTTGAAGCAGATCTCCTGACCGTCGATCTTGTCCACTCGACTGTAAACCgactctgaaaacacacaagtctGATTTACTACAGATTACTCAGTATTGTAGTTAAGTACTactgaggtacttgtacttaaCAGTAGTAAACACATATTGTACTTTTCCTCCATGAGACAGATGCAGATTGTCAATATAAAATCTACTGAGCTAATGAATGCTGGTGTTTGTGTACTCTGGCACTCCGACTGCAGTACATGTACTAAACTTGGAGTACACAGTGTACCACAGACGACGCAGtactgacagaaacaaaaaactcaCCGATGTCTCCATACTCTCCGATAAATCTTCGGGTCAGAAATCTGACGGTCAGAGCTGCGGAGACAAACTCTGTGTTAACTGAAGAACTGATTCATAAAATCCAATTCACTTGAACGAGTGCAGTAATTCTACTTCAGAGTATTTTTATCCTACCCGACTTGCCGACGTCGTGAGCTCCCAGCAGCAGGATGTTtgcctccacctgctgctggtttccctccatcacctccacccGACTGTTCGCCTCCACCACCATCCGCTCTGGCGTCACAGGATTCTTAAGGGGGGGTCAGCTCCTGATCTCTAACAGGTTCTTTGGAGTTTCTGGTCTCTGTTTGGTCTTTATATATGGTCCGTGAGGGGGGCAGGTCTTTGGGCTGTGAGCCACACCCCCAGGATGTGGACTCATCAGTGCTGATCTGGACTAAGATCATAGCTCCTGTCTGGTGCCTAAATCTCCTCTCTGATgtagaaacagtaaaaaaaaaaatcaagtgtCTGCAGGTTGGTTCCTCTGTGAGTTCCAGCTACTAAAGCAGCAGAACCTGAGGATGTTCCCGACACGTCAGAGGAACGTGCGGTTCCGTCAGTCCACACTAAAAAATTTAATCTGAATATAAATGATAAGAACTtaataaaacatgcagcaggTGAAGCCTGAATCGTCCTGAAGCTCCGTCagcatttcaacatttaaagaTCAATTGTTTCCTTTCAGTCTCAGTTCTTAACCTGAACGAACCTGCTGCTCGTGGCAGGAAGAGGAACTGGAGACATGTTCGTTCCCACGTTAATAACTTGGCTAATAACAGACTCTTTTGGTTCCGGTGTCATCTTCTCACTCCTGCTCCGTGTCTTTCTTTGGCCTCTTAACAGCCGAGCTTCCCAGAAACTGTCGCAGCCTCTTCCTCGTCTGCTTCAGATTGGACTCCACGATGATGTCTGACCCCGGGCTCGGGGGAGTCGACAGCGACGGATGAAGATCTGAACCGAACGTCTTCAACAACCTGCTGTGAAAACTCTTCTGCAGTTTGTTCAGAGCGTCATCCTGAAGAAAACAATCAGCATTCATCATTAAAAACTGACCCAGCACCGGACTAATAAAGCAATCATCAATATCAGAGTTCAATCAGCCGGCTGTGATTGACAAAAACTCTCTGGAGCCTCTGCGTCGAAAGAGGAATCAAATCGAATCACTGACAAGTTTCCTGGAATTTACAACCGACATTACTGTTAAAAACTATATAAACTGCTCTTTAAACCCAACATGAAGCCGCTCATTCTCAGATAATAAATGCTGAACTTGTGGTTCTGTGGTAACAAGGTTCCCGTTCCTCGTCAGAACAAAGGAGGACAAACAGGCAGATATGATCTGAGCTCTGGACAACACGTTACTCTACTGATAATCAGAGTTGAACAACGTGCGTCGTCATCAAAAAGCTGCAGCACCTGTGAGGATGGCTGCTGCTTCAGTAAACTCCAGACGTCGGACAGAAACTCTGCAGCTGTTGCATAAGGAGAAGAGCGACGGAGGGTCAGACGCTCCGATATCAACTTcaggtgagactgaaaacaggaaaaaaacaaaggtcatcatcagagaaaaacagacagtgtTAGAGCGCCACCTGCTGGATTGACGGTTACACTACAGAGAAAAACCTACAGTCTAAACTACACGTATGTGAACACATCAGCTCCTGAAATGCTGCTGTGAGCAGACTGTAATAAGAGGATGAAGAAACTGGACGAGAGGATTCCAGACTGGATCTGATAAACAGACCTGAGGAAGTCGACTGCAGCCTTCAACCTTCAGGTGCAGCAACAGACTCTCACACCgctgaaacagacaaaacacacgTCGGTTTCAAAGCTTCCATCtaactgtcaaataaattaaaataggTTTGGACTCTGACCCGCTGGTCCAGCAGACTGAGACAGGGACCCCGTGGTCTTTGTGGTCTCTCTGAGCTGTAGGGGTCTGAGGGGTCCGACAGGTCCTGACACAACGAACAGACCCACTTGGACCTGTAAGACAAAGACAATCATTTCTGTAATCATCAGGTTGGGATGGACTCCAGAATCAGGTCTAAAACCGACCTCAAGTCCTGTTGACAGCAGCTGAGATacttcaaaatacaaaaatagaaataaataaagtcaagtGGCCTAAACTCTACTTCACTCTCCAAAAGCATATTTCTGTTCACGGTACGTCGGTGTGCTGggcaataaaaatacagtttcagGAGTTTTGAATTTCTACTTCCTCAAACAGTCAGTGTGAGTCTTCGACACAACAAGAAACCGCAGTTCTAATTTCTGTGTTCATTTACTGATGAAACTCTCTTCACACTTTAGTGtataatttatatttcaaactAGTTTCTCCTCAGAACAGTGTCTGTCACTGATTTGTGACTGCGGCACCATTTAATCTCTTCTAAAGTAAAGTGGTTCACTGTACGTGAAGTAGTCGGGGACACCTGAAGACCACCAAGctctttgtttccttgtttcacATTAGAAAAGGTGAAGTGATTCTCACCAAATGTCAGGTCCAACAGGCGGAGTGTGACAGTCCCTGTGATACGCTCGACCACAGGATAAACAGATTATGGAGCCATTAGCTGATCCACAGGCAGAGCAGGAAACTAACTGCAGGGTCACAGGAGACTCCGGGGACGACGGCTCTGACGAATCCTTACAGTCATTGGAGACGGGAGCAGCACTGGACTGTGACACAGGTGGAGTAATTCAGTTAGAGTCTTTGGTCCTTTAAAACCTCTTTATGACGCCATTGATGCTCAATGTTTCACTAGAGGAGACGTCCGACTACAGAAACTCTCAGACCTCATTCTGACCCATCTGgacataataattataattattattcttacTATTTTCACCACTAGGCTACGACTTTGAATCACCTGGTTAGGTAAAGTTAAAAACATCATGACCGACAGGTGAAGTTCTACCTGAGAGTCCTCGCTTAGCTCTTCCAGGTAGATCTCATCTTCAGAGTCTCCGTGGACCAGACGAAAACTAGGGAGGGGACATCCAGGTCGAGCTGGGGAGACGGGCAGTCGGAACAGAGACACTTTGGGTTGCCACTGGCTCAAACTGTGTTCCCGCTGTCTCATCACAGACTTTGCTTCTTCAGAGTCGCTGTCCGACGTTTCACACGCAGATCCTGCAGGTTCAGTTTCTTCACACACAGTGGACGTCGGTTCATTCTCTGCAGGTTCCCGCTGCCTCGCCTCCACCTGTCGGACACTGTGATCACAGGCGGAGTCCGCCACTGCCTTCACCACGAGACTCTGCTGCTCTTGTTTCAACAAGGATGAATCCGGGCTGGTGTCAGGGATGAGAGGCTGAAGGGAGTATGGGGCTGTGTCCTGACCCTGTCCCACAGAGACCCCATTTTCTGCAAAGACCACACGAAGTATCTGAGGACTGCCAGAGGCCGAGGGGACCTTTCCCAGATCAATGTTTGTCATCAGGttgcagtgtttctgctgttcaGGGGCAATGGAGATCTGAGGCACAGCTGAAGGGAGGGAAACAGTCAGGACAGCACCGGGCTTGTTCTGATGTGGAGGGGGTGCCTGGTGCAGAACTACAGACTGTGGCAAGGGGGTGAAGACAGTAGACAGACGAAGAGGAACCCTTTGAGGGGAGGAACCCCTTGATGTGACCGAACCAGACTTGACAGGTGGCAGGGTCAAGTGAAAAGCAGAAACGGGCTGGATGCATTTTATCTGCACCTGGCCCAAGGTCGTGTTCAGGTGAGATAACGTCTTCACAGTCCAGGAGGACAGAGGCCGGACCGCCGGAACAACGCTGACCGTGTTGGCCGGGACAAAAGGAAGTTTGGATTGCTTGAAGTTCTGGCAGGAAGAGACATTAAGACTCAGCCGAGAGGATAGAGGTGCAGCACAGGTGGGGGTcaaagaagaggaggtggagcaTGACGGGGACGACAATGGAAGCGCCACCTGATAGGACCAGGACGTCCCCAATGACACAGAGTCACTGGTGGTTCTAGTCTGAGGGAGTGGCTTGCAGGCGAGTGCTACACTGGTGGAGATAGGAGGGGCTACAGTGAGCAAGGCAGTGGACACAGtggaaggaggggggggggggggagtgacCGTGCAGGGATTTCCCAGAAGAAGCCAGATGGTTGACAGTGACATGGGAGCTGGGACAGGTGGATGTGAGGGAAACAGGAATagcagaggaagaaggtggGAGACATAACTGACCTGACACAGAACGGAAGTTTACTGGAGCACCAGAGCTACAAATACTCGGGGCCCCAGTCTGTGGGAAAGTTCTGCAGGACTGTGGGAGGCTGGCCGAGGTGGGGGGAGTGGCTGAGAAAGAAGTGGACAAAGTAGAATAGGAGACGGAGCTGGAGCATGATGCAGAGGAGGACTTCAACAACGGTACCAGGCCGTTTACTGGAGCCAGTGAACTGGTGTCCAgactggtggtggtgggaggaagGATGATGggggaggcggaggaggaggtgcGTGAATTGTCTTGGTCCTTATTGGAGGTTTGGAATGGGACCCAGGTAACTTCAAGTTTTCCTGGAAACCAAAACATATAAGTGTCAGCAGCTGATGAAAGCATTAGACGAGTCATTACCCCTGGGTACCACTCTACGACAAACTAAATGGAAACTGGA
This genomic stretch from Anabas testudineus chromosome 16, fAnaTes1.2, whole genome shotgun sequence harbors:
- the plin6 gene encoding perilipin 6, with the protein product MGSAEGEMSDRQNQETSAVLRVSRLPLVRSALQSVASAYSEVKGRYPLLGLMGGVAEVGVRNMSHEAMKRATPVLQSLEPQFEVANSFALVGLDRLEKNFPILNQSTDEVFGHLRDALFVTLDDVQLRVADGLEGALDHLERLADAARAALQLLQDSQVGRAASSGLDDALSRLEDATAYYLPLPATLRREWEMRVQQYEDEDEDGEPGLWTRVRSLLLHVGLQLYQRVVKVREQLQEAVSAVGAAADKVGLGRVLELVGDLLQFLQSFLVALVYRAERLRELTLNRVKSQAVMLAELSPIRKVRELPIQIQQLLGDLQELSKILLQLVINATPLYNMLQQPSDQEVEDFLNQEGFSSDSSSRRSSANSLFLKAMDGRPRRRRSLYSLAARAAGGPQSPDPPNDRCPSLKDRPASEAEDSPGPSNDGVRRRQSSTELLLAPLKQFVTQSQKAFEYLSPNSPDTTSSPDTTSSPDNTLDSSQQHTEV
- the zgc:171704 gene encoding RERG_RasL11_like domain-containing protein yields the protein MILVQISTDESTSWGCGSQPKDLPPSRTIYKDQTETRNSKEPVRDQELMVVEANSRVEVMEGNQQQVEANILLLGAHDVGKSALTVRFLTRRFIGEYGDIESVYSRVDKIDGQEICFNIWDSQSTQAGSLSDKRLQWADGVILVYSICDRGSFDSVRQQLQQIRRSRKSVPVVIVGNKRDLQHHRGVSSEEGRLLALLERCGFFEVSAAETYHGVLLVFYQLVDLVRETRALRKSSAGVRGIIRSVSAVFGKKRAE